The following proteins are encoded in a genomic region of Gimesia algae:
- a CDS encoding carboxypeptidase regulatory-like domain-containing protein: MFQKLAISLAVLCLAVCSGCSETEYDKITTNAVTGRLTVNGVPATGATVRFHPESPQTGAKYPLLPSGKVDAEGVYQLTTYEGPDGAPAGAYTVTIEWPDRNWRPPNGGMPPPPPDRLQGVYADPKKSTIHMKVEEGANEMAPIVLENVKILKGSSLN; encoded by the coding sequence ATGTTTCAGAAACTGGCCATTTCGCTGGCTGTATTGTGTCTTGCTGTGTGCAGCGGATGTAGTGAAACCGAGTACGATAAGATTACGACGAACGCTGTGACCGGTCGTCTGACTGTAAACGGGGTACCCGCGACGGGGGCAACGGTCAGGTTCCACCCTGAATCGCCTCAGACCGGAGCGAAATACCCGCTGCTTCCCAGTGGAAAGGTCGATGCAGAAGGCGTGTATCAGCTGACAACTTATGAAGGGCCCGACGGTGCACCAGCGGGTGCTTACACGGTGACCATTGAATGGCCCGATCGTAACTGGCGACCGCCGAACGGGGGAATGCCTCCGCCGCCTCCTGACCGATTGCAAGGCGTGTATGCCGATCCCAAAAAATCGACCATTCATATGAAAGTGGAAGAGGGAGCGAATGAAATGGCGCCGATCGTGCTGGAGAATGTCAAGATCTTGAAAGGCTCTTCTCTCAATTGA
- a CDS encoding DUF1559 domain-containing protein, with the protein MSFKRIRASRSGFTLIELLVVIAIIAILIALLLPAVQQAREAARRSQCKNNLKQLGLAMHNYNDVFNMLPVPDVGISYATTSHWTTSWGISLLPYLDQAPAYNLFNQNAPNGVSDQSNQAVIQTQLAVFNCPSTPRSSPIQGVIEQEDDTSSFNTNLRAGSGDYFIARSFRDPAFTPQEITGALFNGDISGGVNWTQCGSRMNSITDGLTNTIFCFERSNFPNILRKGSVPKDPADYVYPSVVDTNFQGWWASTQHDRIRSWTHDGLQYYGPCVINCTNDWGGAFSYHTGGMHASLGDGSVRFLSANIDKGTFRSLIGKQDGQVVGEF; encoded by the coding sequence ATGTCGTTTAAGCGTATCCGTGCGTCCAGAAGTGGGTTCACGTTAATTGAATTGCTCGTGGTGATTGCCATTATCGCAATCCTGATTGCCTTGTTGCTGCCTGCAGTCCAGCAGGCTCGCGAAGCTGCCCGCCGCTCTCAGTGTAAAAATAATCTGAAGCAACTCGGTCTGGCGATGCATAATTATAATGACGTATTCAACATGTTGCCGGTACCTGACGTCGGTATTTCATACGCGACAACATCACATTGGACCACCAGTTGGGGGATTTCGTTATTACCTTATCTGGATCAGGCACCCGCTTATAACCTGTTTAATCAGAATGCACCGAATGGTGTTTCAGATCAGTCAAATCAGGCAGTCATTCAGACACAACTGGCCGTATTTAATTGTCCTTCTACTCCACGGAGCAGTCCGATCCAGGGAGTAATCGAGCAGGAAGACGACACTTCCAGCTTCAATACGAATTTGAGAGCAGGCAGCGGTGACTATTTCATCGCCCGCAGTTTCCGTGATCCCGCTTTTACGCCCCAGGAGATTACTGGCGCATTATTTAACGGTGACATCAGTGGCGGCGTGAACTGGACACAGTGTGGATCCAGAATGAACAGCATCACCGATGGTTTGACGAATACCATCTTCTGTTTCGAACGCAGTAACTTTCCCAATATTCTACGAAAAGGAAGTGTCCCAAAGGATCCTGCTGATTATGTCTATCCTTCAGTGGTTGATACCAACTTCCAGGGCTGGTGGGCGTCAACTCAGCACGATCGCATTCGCAGCTGGACCCATGATGGATTGCAGTATTACGGTCCGTGTGTAATCAATTGCACGAACGACTGGGGTGGTGCGTTTTCCTATCATACCGGTGGCATGCATGCCAGCCTGGGAGATGGCTCCGTCCGATTTCTGAGTGCCAATATCGACAAGGGAACGTTTCGTTCTCTGATTGGTAAGCAGGATGGTCAGGTTGTAGGCGAGTTCTAA
- a CDS encoding PSD1 and planctomycete cytochrome C domain-containing protein produces MIRYCLLSLLGIITLFQPAFAVEAIKPAEPSREGIQFFESKIRPVLVNECYECHSLDAKKNNKLEGKLLLDSGPAMLKGGDTGASIVPGDPKQSLLMAAIRHESFEMPPKNKLSDQVIADFEKWIQMGAPDPRDGKVPELKTEKIDIEQGRQFWSFQPLNQSPPPVPQNKTWGTNPIDQYILAKQEAAGITPNKMAGRETLIRRVFFDLWGLPPEPADVESFVNDPAPDAYEKLIDRLLAGPHYGERWARHWLDLARFAESNGYAFDRDRPAAYHFRDFVIKALNEDMPYDHFVRLQIAGDQLGPIDYMSQAATGFLAAGPFTSQQTQKERERSRYEQLDDIIHTVGTTTLGLTFGCARCHDHKFDPISSHDYYRMVAAFAETGFQDYQHDLHPEKYQKEKAAFDIKHQPFIDARLKYEKEKLPAQLAVWLENRPTETIQPELSDWHVIGPFSADNFNQAFSKKNALEKKVDLTQTYLKGKLKWIHQPEWKDGVVHNTLTGENSANYLFRTIEVPTAGPLDISLGRDDAIQVWLNGKSVLSKKVMGAAAADQDKVKLALKAGKNELLVKIVNATGPSGFYFKARETTPPDNVQKILALPAAERNEKQQQVLLKWYAPYDEGWAELNDAEQENMQQHPKRDLMPVFAARKGGATYNFGSDTRKVYYLVRGNSNRKDGLAEPGFLQVLMTGEAQEKQWLFADDQKEKPIHPRVAFADWLTDTSHGAGHLLARVMVNRMWHHHFGRGIVETPSDFGTQGFRPTHPALLDYLATQLVENNWNLKPIHKLMMQSSVYRESGATNASGMEHDPENHLWWRRPALRMDAEVIRDHLLAVSGTLDPKMFGPGTLKQEDKRRSVYLTVKRDKLIPILQLFDAPDAIQSIGKRNVTTVPPQALAMMNSPFIRKLAEDFAKRVRQDDTKKLEQLVDEVYVIALSRKPRAEEQQKMLEFIHYQTESYGKNPEATALAMADFCQLIFCMNEFIFVD; encoded by the coding sequence ATGATTCGCTATTGTCTGCTCTCACTCCTGGGAATCATCACTCTGTTTCAACCTGCGTTTGCTGTTGAAGCCATCAAGCCTGCAGAACCGAGTCGGGAAGGGATTCAGTTTTTCGAATCCAAAATCAGACCGGTCTTGGTGAATGAGTGTTATGAATGTCATTCCCTGGACGCAAAGAAGAATAATAAGCTGGAAGGTAAACTGCTGCTGGATTCGGGTCCGGCGATGCTGAAAGGGGGCGACACCGGTGCCTCAATCGTTCCCGGTGATCCTAAACAGAGTCTCTTGATGGCGGCGATTCGGCATGAATCGTTTGAGATGCCTCCGAAAAACAAATTGTCGGACCAGGTAATCGCCGACTTTGAGAAATGGATTCAGATGGGGGCACCCGATCCCCGCGATGGCAAGGTACCTGAATTAAAAACTGAGAAGATTGATATTGAACAAGGGCGTCAGTTCTGGTCATTTCAACCGCTCAATCAGTCGCCCCCTCCGGTTCCCCAGAACAAAACCTGGGGAACGAATCCGATCGATCAGTATATTCTGGCGAAGCAGGAAGCCGCGGGAATTACTCCCAACAAAATGGCAGGTCGAGAAACCTTAATCCGCCGCGTCTTCTTCGATCTGTGGGGACTGCCTCCCGAACCTGCGGATGTGGAATCGTTCGTGAACGATCCGGCTCCCGATGCGTATGAGAAGCTGATAGACCGTCTGCTGGCTGGCCCGCATTATGGGGAACGTTGGGCCCGGCACTGGCTGGATCTGGCCCGGTTTGCTGAGAGTAACGGATATGCCTTTGATCGAGATCGACCTGCAGCGTATCACTTTCGCGATTTCGTAATCAAAGCACTTAACGAAGATATGCCCTATGATCATTTCGTCCGGCTGCAGATTGCCGGTGATCAACTGGGGCCGATAGATTATATGTCTCAGGCGGCGACCGGCTTTCTGGCAGCAGGGCCGTTCACTTCACAACAGACTCAAAAAGAACGGGAACGCAGTCGCTACGAACAGCTGGACGATATTATCCACACAGTAGGTACGACGACATTGGGGTTAACGTTTGGATGTGCGCGTTGCCACGATCATAAATTCGATCCGATCTCCAGTCACGACTATTACCGGATGGTCGCTGCGTTTGCGGAAACCGGGTTCCAGGATTATCAGCATGACCTGCATCCTGAAAAATATCAGAAAGAGAAAGCGGCTTTTGATATAAAGCATCAGCCGTTTATTGATGCGCGTTTAAAATACGAGAAAGAAAAATTGCCGGCCCAACTGGCAGTCTGGTTGGAGAATCGACCGACTGAGACCATTCAACCTGAGCTCAGTGACTGGCATGTCATTGGTCCATTTTCCGCTGACAACTTCAATCAGGCATTCAGTAAAAAAAATGCGCTCGAAAAGAAAGTTGATCTGACTCAGACTTATTTGAAAGGAAAGTTGAAGTGGATACACCAGCCGGAATGGAAGGATGGCGTTGTTCACAATACGCTGACGGGCGAGAACTCTGCGAATTATCTGTTTCGAACGATTGAAGTACCGACGGCTGGTCCTCTGGATATTTCACTGGGCCGCGACGATGCGATTCAGGTCTGGCTGAATGGCAAGTCGGTTCTATCGAAAAAAGTGATGGGGGCAGCCGCCGCGGATCAGGACAAGGTCAAGCTGGCGCTCAAAGCCGGTAAGAATGAACTGCTGGTCAAAATTGTGAATGCGACGGGGCCTTCCGGATTTTATTTCAAAGCCAGGGAGACGACTCCCCCGGACAACGTTCAGAAAATCCTGGCACTGCCGGCAGCTGAGCGTAACGAAAAACAGCAGCAGGTGTTGCTGAAGTGGTATGCGCCTTATGATGAAGGTTGGGCTGAGCTGAATGACGCCGAGCAGGAAAATATGCAGCAGCATCCCAAACGGGATCTGATGCCGGTCTTTGCGGCACGTAAAGGGGGGGCAACTTATAATTTCGGTTCCGATACACGCAAGGTGTATTATCTGGTGCGGGGAAATTCCAACCGCAAGGATGGTCTGGCGGAACCTGGATTTCTACAGGTGCTGATGACCGGTGAAGCGCAGGAAAAACAGTGGTTGTTTGCGGATGACCAAAAAGAAAAACCAATTCATCCTCGGGTTGCTTTTGCAGACTGGCTGACCGATACCAGTCATGGCGCAGGACATCTACTGGCACGCGTGATGGTCAATCGGATGTGGCATCATCATTTTGGTCGTGGCATTGTCGAGACACCCAGTGATTTTGGCACCCAGGGTTTTCGGCCTACTCATCCCGCACTGCTGGATTACCTGGCAACTCAGTTGGTCGAGAACAACTGGAATCTGAAGCCGATTCACAAGCTGATGATGCAGAGTTCCGTGTATCGTGAATCGGGGGCAACCAATGCCAGTGGAATGGAGCATGATCCGGAAAATCATCTGTGGTGGAGACGACCGGCGCTGCGGATGGACGCGGAAGTGATTCGTGATCACCTGCTGGCCGTGAGTGGCACGCTTGACCCTAAAATGTTCGGACCGGGAACATTGAAGCAGGAAGACAAGCGGCGGAGTGTTTATCTGACTGTCAAACGCGACAAACTGATTCCGATCCTGCAACTGTTTGATGCACCGGATGCAATCCAGAGCATCGGCAAACGCAATGTGACGACTGTGCCTCCGCAGGCGCTGGCGATGATGAACTCACCCTTTATTCGGAAGCTGGCAGAAGATTTTGCTAAACGGGTTCGTCAGGATGATACCAAAAAACTTGAGCAGCTCGTTGACGAAGTCTATGTGATTGCGTTGTCCCGAAAACCACGTGCGGAAGAACAGCAGAAAATGCTGGAATTCATTCACTACCAGACCGAATCGTATGGCAAGAATCCAGAGGCAACTGCGCTGGCGATGGCTGATTTCTGTCAGCTGATATTCTGTATGAATGAATTTATCTTTGTTGACTGA
- a CDS encoding PepSY-associated TM helix domain-containing protein: MLNHRLRRLWVITHRWLGLTVGLLFVIIGLTGSLLVFHHTIDEWLNPQILLTEESDSIRSVDEVLEAAELSATDPGLQLFFAEPPRTSLGVWTVWFRNTADKEAGFTQIYVDPSSAQVTGQRVWGEYLMTWLYSLHYKLLSGRPGEIIVGMCGLILMVSVASGVYLWWPLWRHSWRAAFAIRSGRRFQYDLHKSTGVIAAVLLLVISFTGVYMIFPAWIRPCVLAVLKEETPRTENKKSTPVITGKRIEVSQATAIARSLFPDAEFKRVKLPSKPQDSFEVRLRQKGEVRKSSGNSRVWIDQFNGEVLAVRDWNQRSAADAFFAWQFPLHNGEAFGLAGRWIVFVSGLLPAVLYVTGLLVWWRRRRSLRSHTPTQLELQESK, encoded by the coding sequence ATGCTGAACCATCGGCTGCGCAGGCTCTGGGTGATCACGCATCGCTGGCTCGGATTAACCGTGGGTCTGCTGTTTGTCATTATTGGTTTGACGGGCAGTCTGCTGGTGTTTCATCACACCATTGATGAATGGCTCAATCCGCAAATTCTACTGACAGAGGAAAGTGATTCAATACGCTCTGTGGATGAAGTTCTGGAAGCGGCAGAATTGAGTGCCACGGATCCGGGGCTGCAGCTGTTTTTTGCAGAACCGCCACGCACATCACTCGGTGTCTGGACGGTCTGGTTCCGAAATACTGCCGATAAAGAAGCTGGTTTTACGCAGATTTATGTCGATCCTTCCTCAGCACAGGTGACGGGCCAGCGCGTCTGGGGGGAATACCTGATGACGTGGCTCTACAGTCTGCATTACAAGCTGCTGTCCGGCAGGCCAGGCGAAATTATTGTTGGCATGTGTGGTCTGATACTGATGGTGTCAGTTGCCAGTGGCGTTTATCTCTGGTGGCCTTTATGGCGGCATAGCTGGCGGGCGGCATTTGCCATTCGCAGTGGCCGCCGCTTTCAATATGACCTGCATAAAAGCACGGGGGTCATAGCCGCAGTGTTGTTGCTCGTCATTTCCTTTACGGGCGTGTATATGATCTTTCCTGCCTGGATCAGACCTTGCGTCCTGGCGGTATTAAAAGAAGAGACACCGCGTACTGAAAATAAAAAATCAACGCCTGTGATTACCGGAAAACGAATTGAAGTCAGCCAGGCGACTGCGATTGCACGGTCCCTCTTTCCGGACGCCGAGTTTAAACGCGTCAAACTTCCTTCAAAGCCGCAAGATTCTTTTGAGGTTCGCCTGAGGCAGAAAGGGGAGGTAAGAAAGAGTTCGGGCAACAGCCGTGTCTGGATTGATCAGTTCAACGGAGAAGTGCTGGCGGTGCGCGACTGGAATCAGCGTTCAGCGGCTGACGCTTTCTTCGCCTGGCAGTTTCCGCTGCATAATGGAGAAGCGTTTGGGTTGGCTGGTCGCTGGATTGTCTTTGTGTCGGGATTACTGCCTGCCGTATTATATGTGACTGGTTTACTGGTCTGGTGGCGAAGACGCCGATCACTTAGATCGCATACTCCCACCCAACTCGAGCTCCAAGAATCGAAATGA